A genomic region of Scomber japonicus isolate fScoJap1 chromosome 5, fScoJap1.pri, whole genome shotgun sequence contains the following coding sequences:
- the LOC128358451 gene encoding RCC1 domain-containing protein 1-like, whose protein sequence is MRWFGFGFNAFGQICIHEKLMKGSDAVKEVKVTYPTELGHVGRSGSRQDICMQTSAVRASWSRRASLHLDGEGCVCLAGFGAVTSKEWISMAESHGCKDAFISESYLTLAFPDRVESWDLENKKETPAWSMEIKTQPESSDMPLNLPLVPGGYIATKPPFYQSLSPHLKAKSLALGAEHAVLLSATGAVYTWGLGSHGQLGHGGLTSEEQPRAVEALWGMSMSCVATGGWHSVCISDGGDLYVWGWNESGQLGLPSQALRKAQQQSGQQADVSTSPRENPQEGEDDKEVFISIQAFPALLDITPSCEIKTVSCGSRHTAVVTTTGDLYTWGWGEYGQLGRQTLSSDEPQRVEFFREQQMCVVNVVCGPWNTFAAVVKEEVAES, encoded by the exons ATGCGTTGGTTTGGGTTTGGCTTTAATGCATTTGGGCAGATATGCATCCACGAGAAGTTAATGAAAGGTAGTGACGCCGTGAAGGAAGTAAAAGTAACTTATCCAACGGAACTCGGTCATGTGGGCAGAAGTGGAAGCAGACAGGATATCTGCATGCAGACCAGTGCAGTCAGAGCCAGCTGGAGTCGGAGAGCATCTTTGCATTTGGATG GTGAAGGCTGTGTGTGCCTGGCAGGTTTCGGAGCTGTCACCTCCAAAGAATGGATTTCTATGGCAGAGAGCCATGGCTGTAAGGACGCTTTTATCAGTGAATCATACTTGACCCTGGCTTTCCCTGACAGAGTTGAGTCCTGGGACCTGGAGAACAAAAAGGAGACTCCAGCATGGAGCATGGAAATAAAAACCCAGCCAGAATCCTCTG ATATGCCTCTGAATCTCCCATTAGTCCCTGGGGGTTACATAGCCACAAAACCTCCCTTCTACCAGTCCCTATCACCACACCTGAAAGCCAAGAGTCTGGCACTGGGCGCAGAGCATGCTGTACTTCTCAGTGCTACTGGAGCTGTGTACACCTGGGGCCTGGGCAG CCACGGTCAGTTGGGGCACGGAGGCCTCACCTCTGAGGAGCAGCCCAGGGCAGTGGAGGCACTCTGGGGGATGTCCATGAGCTGTGTAGCTACAGGAGGCTGGCACTCTGTCTGCATTAGTG ATGGGGGTGACCTCTACGTGTGGGGCTGGAATGAAAGTGGCCAGCTTGGACTTCCATCACAAGCCCTGAGGAAAGCACAGCAGCAAAGTGGCCAACAAGCTG ATGTCAGCACATCTCCACGCGAAAATCCACAGGAGGGAGAAGATGACAAAGAAGTGTTCATATCCATCCAGGCATTCCCAGCTCTTCTAGATATCACTCCATCATGTGAAATCAAGACAGTCAGTTGTGGCTCCCGGCacacagctgtagtaacaa cCACAGGTGACCTCTACACTTGGGGCTGGG GGGAATACGGCCAGCTTGGACGCCAGACTTTGAGCTCAGATGAGCCACAGCGTGTGGAGTTcttcagagagcagcagatgtGTGTGGTCAATGTTGTATGTGGGCCGTGGAACACTTTTGCTGCTGTTGTCAAGGAGGAAGTGGCTGAATCTTAA
- the unc45a gene encoding protein unc-45 homolog A produces the protein MSVSEKEKDPAALKEEGNTLFKVGDIKGAVCCYTKALKLSESQTERAVLHRNRSACYLKLEDYSKAETDASKALDTDPGDVKARFRRSQAFQKLGRLDQAFLDAQRCAQMDPKNKAFQDLLRQLGAQIQQKSAQLNSTDARVQQMFSLLLDTSAKDIDRQKAAQNLVVLSREAAGAEQIFRNDGVKLIHTLLQSKKEDIVLSALRTLVGLCTGHQSRTMAIVNELGMEQLCAVMGSGASTVSLAACHLLQVMFEALTEGMNKEIRGKDEAILPEPSKELRSMLRHLLEMMPAANVSGPGRDSAINLLVKQVPRKSLKNPDNSVTLWVIDQGLKKILEVAGTVPELSEGPPLTDNSHMSCSVLLTKLYDDLKSDKERENFNKLCEEYVQQYFSRQGLNAKLRAIQTVSVLLQGPSDVGNRTLEMSGMMDAVISLCASEDVTHQQIAVEALIHAAGKAKRASFITANGVALLKDLYKKSENDRIRVRALVGLCKLGSAGGTDFSMKQFAEGSTLKLAKQCRKWLCNESLPPASRRWSVEGLAYLTFDADVKEDFVEDKNALQAMFELAKSEDKTVLFAVGSTLVNCTNSYEVEKPDPQMVELAKYAKQHVPEEHPKDASSYVEKRLVKLLEAGVVSALVCMVKQESPALTEACRECIARVFLALVERQEDRGTVVAQGGGKALIPLASDNTDLGKIKAAQALAKITITSNPEIAFPGERIYEVVRPLISLLSLECSLLQNFESLMALTNLAGISDRLRQKIIKEKAVPKIEGYMFEEHNLVRASATECMCNLVLSTEVQKLYLATGSDRLKLLVLFSGEEDERLRKAAAGTLAMLTAEQPELCPRIPDTTTQWLEIFQALLLSDISDLRHRGVVIIHNMMQADKSLADTLMESEALEILSVLAKGGEGVPGPVSRIAQNCLDKAMEYGIIRNREGKEKAEGTEP, from the exons ATGAGTGtgagtgaaaaagaaaag GACCCGGCGGCCCTGAAAGAGGAGGGGAACACCCTTTTTAAAGTAGGAGACATTAAGGGTGCTGTTTGCTGTTACACCAAAGCACTAAAGCTAAGTGAGAGCCAAACAGAGAGGGCTGTGCTGCACCGCAACCGGTCTGCCTGCTACCTGAAACTGGAGGACTACAGCAAGGCAGAGACTGATGCCTCCAAAG CTCTTGATACTGACCCTGGAGATGTGAAAGCCAGGTTCAGGAGGTCTCAGGCTTTTCAGAAACTTGGTCGTCTTGACCAGGCCTTTCTGGACGCTCAGAGGTGTGCCCAGATGGACCCCAAAAACAAAGCCTTCCAGGATTTGCTCAGACAGCTGGGAGCACAGATCCAGCAGAAG TCGGCGCAACTAAACTCCACAGATGCCCGTGTGCAACAAATGTTCTCCCTCCTCTTAGATACATCTGCAAAAGACATAGACCGACAGAAG GCTGCTCAGAATCTGGTGGTGTTATCTCGTGAAGCGGCAGGAGCTGAGCAGATCTTTCGTAATGATGGAGTGAAACTGATCCACACACTTCTACagtcaaagaaggaagacaTTGTACTTTCCGCTCTGAGAACGCTGGTTGGCTTATGCACAGGACATCAGTCCAGA acTATGGCTATAGTGAATGAGCTGGGAATGGAGCAGCTGTGTGCAGTAATGGGATCAGGGGCTTCCACTGTGTCCCTGGCTGCCTGCCACCTGCTGCAGGTGATGTTTGAGGCTCTGACGGAGGGCATGAATAAAGAGATCAGAGGGAAAGATGAAGCCATACTTCCTG AACCATCCAAGGAACTACGCTCGATGTTGCGCCACCTCTTGGAGATGATGCCAGCAGCTAATGTGTCAGGGCCTGGCAGAGATAGTGCCATCAACCTCCTGGTCAAACAAGTGCCACGCAAGTCTTTAAAAAACCCAGACAACTCCGTCACATTATGGGTGATAGACCAGG GCCTGAAGAAGATCCTGGAGGTGGCAGGGACAGTACCTGAGCTCTCAGAAGGACCACCTCTTACAGACAACTCCCACATGAGCTGCTCTGTCTTGCTCACCAAACTCTATGATGACCTTAAGAGcgacaaagagagggagaacTTCAACAAATTATGTGAAGAATATGTTCA GCAATACTTTAGCCGACAGGGCCTTAACGCCAAGCTGCGGGCCATCCAGACAGTATCAGTGCTTCTCCAAGGACCAAGCGATGTGGGCAACAGAACTCTGGAGATGTCAGGAATGATGGATGCTGTGATTTCTCTGTGTGCCTCTGAAGATGTAACTCACCAGCAGATAGCAGTAGAGGCTCTTATCCATGCTGCAGGCAAGGCCAAGAGAGCCTCCTTCATCACAGCCAATGGCGTGGCACTTCTAAAGGACCTCTACAAGAAGAGTGAGAATGACAGGATACGCGTGAGAGCTCTGGTG GGTTTGTGCAAGCTTGGATCAGCAGGAGGGACAGATTTCAGCATGAAGCAGTTTGCAGAAGGATCCACATTAAAGCTTGCCAAGCAGTGCAGGAA GTGGCTGTGTAATGAATCTCTGCCTCCAGCATCGCGCCGCTGGTCTGTGGAAGGCCTCGCCTATCTCACCTTTGATGCTGATGTGAAGGAAGACTTTGTGGAAGACAAGAACGCTCTCCAAGCCATGTTTGAACTAGCAAAG TCTGAGGATAAGACAGTGCTCTTTGCTGTGGGCTCCACATTAGTGAACTGCACCAACAGCTATGAAGTGGAGAAACCAGACCCTCAAATGGTAGAGCTGGCCAAGTATGCAAAGCAACACGTGCCTGAGGAGCACCCTAAG GATGCATCTTCCTATGTGGAGAAGAGGCTGGTAAAGCTGCTGGAGGCTGGTGTGGTGTCTGCATTGGTGTGTATGGTCAAACAGGAGAGTCCAGCCCTCACTGAGGCTTGTCGAGAGTGTATTGCCAG GGTGTTTTTGGCTTTGGTGGAACGGCAGGAAGACAGAGGCACAGTGGTGGCACAGGGTGGAGGAAAG GCTCTGATCCCACTGGCGTCTGACAACACAGATCTAGGGAAAATCAAAGCAGCACAAGCCCTGGCTAAAATAACTATCACATCTAATCCTGAGATTGCCTTCCCAGGAGAAAGG ATATATGAGGTGGTGCGCCCGCTTATCAGTCTTCTAAGTCTTGAATGCTCCCTGCTGCAGAACTTCGAGTCACTCATGGCCCTCACCAACCTGGCCGGCATCAGTGATAGACTCAG ACAAAAGATCATAAAGGAGAAGGCTGTTCCAAAAATTGAAGGCTACATGTTTGAGGAGCACAACCTGGTCCGAGCATCTGCCACAGAGTGCATGTGTAATTTGGTCCTGAGCACAGAG GTGCAGAAGCTGTACCTGGCCACTGGGAGTGATCGTCTGAAGCTGCTTGTGCTCTTTAGcggagaggaggatgaaaggcTGAGAAAAGCTGCTGCGGGGACATTGGCCATGCTGACTGCTGAACAGCCTGAGCTATGCCCTCGCATCCCTGACACT ACAACCCAGTGGCTGGAGATCTTTCAGGCACTGCTGCTCAGTGATATATCTGACCTACGTCATCGTGGAGTGGTCATCATTCACAACATGATGCAGGCAGACAAGAGTCTCGCTGACACGCTCATGGAGAGTGAAGCTCTGGAGATTCTTTCTGTCCTGGCAAAAGGAGGAGAGGGCGTCCCGGGGCCAGTTTCAAGGATAGCTCAAAACTGCCTGGACAAGGCCATGGAGTACGGCATCATCAGGAAcagggaagggaaagaaaaggcAGAAGGAACTGAACCCTGA
- the LOC128358452 gene encoding calcium and integrin-binding protein 1-like has translation MGTTASQLGKDLLSEYQELTFLTKQEILLAHKRFTELLHKDQKDPTDRVSMNTILTLPELKSNPFKERICHVFSTSEHKDGGLTFEDFLDLLSAFSDSATLEIKSHYAFRIFDFDDDGTLDYGDLEKLVNCLTGETQDTRLTSEEMRQLITNILEESDIDKDGTVNLSEFQHVISRSPDFVSSFKIVL, from the exons ATGGGAACAACGGCTAGTCAACTCGGAAAGGATTTGCTATCAGAATACCAA GAGCTGACATTTTTGACGAAACAAGAAATTCTTCT tgcACACAAGAGATTCACTGAGCTGCTTCATAAAGATCAGAAAGACCCTACTGACAGAGTATCAATGAACACGATTCTTACTCTACCAGAGCTGAAG TCCAACCCTTTCAAAGAAAGAATCTGCCATGTATTCTCAACATCTGAACACAAAGACGGAGGCCTCACATTTGAAGACTTCCTGGATCTTTTGAGTGCCTTCAGTGACTCTGCCACTCTGGAAATCAAATCCCACTATGCATTTCGTATATTTG ACTTTGATGATGATGGAACCCTCGATTACGGTGATCTGGAGAAGCTGGTTAACTGCCTGACCGGTGAGACACAAGATACAAGACTAACCTCCGAGGAAATGAGACAGCTCATCACCAAT ATTCTTGAAGAGTCGGACATTGACAAGGATGGAACCGTCAACCTGTCCGAGTTTCAGCATGTCATTTCAAGATCGCCAGATTTTGTCAG CTCTTTCAAGATTGTGCTGTGA